The proteins below are encoded in one region of Winogradskyella helgolandensis:
- a CDS encoding OmpA family protein: MKTLHIKTSSKHLFKILLVFSLLITIPQFSNGQILKRLKKKAEDKIEREAEKRAEKRINTKIDNEYDKAEDAIDGKDKKKTDSASEETKSKKTDSNQNKKTSAETKNEKPNVAWSKFDFIPGDTVIFEDGPSINEENGEFPSRWDLIEGGTEVAEFNGTPVIMFLDDGAEIIPYLKNSSEDYLPEVFTIEMDVWFGEEQAFKRYWIEFFDKKNQRRGETTDLELYPNGLEYGSSNKRYPGRENVNWGVIVEPAWRHISIAYTKGKFKAYMDDTRLINIPHLEGNPTGITIESESGSYTYIKNIRIAKGGVKYYDRVLSEGKIIVNGIKFDVNKATLKAESMGPINTIFDLMQKQPELNFSVEGHTDSDGGDEANMELSKERGRAVMTKLIEMGISANRLKSNGYGESLPIDNNSSPEGKANNRRVEFVKF; encoded by the coding sequence ATGAAAACTTTACACATAAAAACAAGCTCTAAACATCTGTTTAAGATCCTATTGGTTTTTAGTTTACTCATTACCATTCCACAATTTTCTAACGGACAAATTTTAAAACGACTTAAAAAGAAAGCCGAAGATAAAATAGAACGCGAAGCTGAAAAGAGAGCCGAAAAACGTATCAATACTAAAATTGATAACGAATATGACAAAGCCGAAGATGCTATAGATGGCAAAGACAAAAAGAAAACAGATAGTGCTTCAGAAGAAACAAAGTCTAAAAAAACTGACTCTAATCAAAACAAAAAAACTAGTGCAGAAACAAAAAATGAAAAACCAAATGTGGCTTGGAGTAAGTTTGATTTTATACCTGGAGATACTGTGATTTTTGAGGATGGCCCAAGTATAAATGAAGAAAACGGTGAGTTTCCGAGTCGCTGGGATTTAATTGAAGGAGGGACTGAAGTTGCTGAATTTAATGGAACACCAGTTATAATGTTTCTAGACGATGGTGCTGAAATAATTCCGTATTTAAAAAATTCAAGCGAAGATTATTTACCCGAAGTTTTTACAATAGAAATGGATGTATGGTTTGGTGAAGAACAAGCTTTTAAGAGATATTGGATCGAGTTTTTTGATAAAAAAAATCAAAGACGTGGTGAAACTACCGATTTAGAATTATACCCAAATGGATTAGAATATGGATCTTCAAATAAAAGATATCCAGGCAGAGAAAATGTAAACTGGGGAGTAATAGTTGAACCTGCTTGGAGACATATATCTATAGCATATACAAAAGGTAAATTTAAAGCTTATATGGATGATACTCGTTTGATTAACATTCCTCATCTCGAGGGAAATCCGACCGGAATCACAATTGAATCTGAGTCAGGCTCATATACATATATCAAAAACATTCGTATTGCTAAAGGTGGAGTTAAATACTATGACAGAGTTTTATCTGAAGGAAAAATCATAGTAAACGGTATAAAATTCGATGTAAATAAAGCCACCTTAAAAGCAGAAAGTATGGGTCCAATTAATACTATTTTCGACTTAATGCAAAAACAACCAGAACTAAACTTTAGTGTAGAAGGCCATACAGATAGTGACGGTGGAGACGAAGCCAACATGGAATTATCTAAAGAAAGGGGAAGAGCCGTAATGACTAAATTAATAGAAATGGGAATATCAGCAAACCGACTTAAATCTAATGGGTATGGAGAAAGCCTGCCTATTGATAACAATAGTTCACCAGAGGGAAAAGCCAACAACAGACGCGTAGAATTTGTGAAATTTTAA
- a CDS encoding outer membrane beta-barrel protein codes for MKKVKLFFASAIIILIAFTTQQLEAQDSKILAGAGIAYATEINSAAIFAKGVYQINDEWEASLGINYFFPKGEGAYEIKWLGFDLDAHYVFSKTDNLDFYGIAGLNVMRVSIPSYDIDYGDYDFPYDDEPTTSTSTISNTETGINLGAGARYKLSDNLYGLGEAKYAINNGGYLQVCAGVLFGF; via the coding sequence ATGAAAAAAGTAAAGCTATTTTTCGCATCAGCAATTATAATATTGATTGCATTTACAACACAACAATTAGAAGCTCAAGACTCTAAAATTTTAGCAGGAGCTGGTATTGCCTATGCAACTGAAATAAATTCAGCAGCCATTTTTGCCAAAGGCGTTTATCAAATTAACGATGAATGGGAAGCTTCTCTAGGTATCAACTATTTCTTCCCAAAAGGAGAAGGAGCGTATGAAATAAAATGGTTAGGATTTGATTTAGATGCACATTATGTATTTTCAAAAACGGACAATCTTGATTTCTATGGCATTGCAGGATTAAATGTTATGCGTGTTAGCATACCAAGTTATGATATTGATTATGGTGATTATGATTTCCCTTATGATGATGAACCTACCACATCAACTAGCACAATAAGTAATACAGAGACCGGTATCAATTTAGGTGCAGGTGCACGATATAAACTATCTGATAATTTATACGGTTTAGGAGAAGCTAAATATGCTATAAATAATGGTGGATACTTACAAGTATGCGCAGGTGTTTTGTTTGGATTTTAA